The proteins below come from a single Maridesulfovibrio frigidus DSM 17176 genomic window:
- a CDS encoding protein phosphatase CheZ, whose product MINDDQIVRDMMEKVSEDLTKSLKESITSAIQKEISKSMSKTLLEGEFYRRINDDLQSGLKEIYQEVSKAKKGPINASADMQIEGNPDDLFNEASDQLDAIMRTTEKAAQEIMDIVEKLQETQFALTGIIKAFESGGVKKEQRVQLGEINQELGADLMTIMTTLSFQDLTGQRIKIIVDTIKSVEKIVLDLYMSTGLKIKAREKAPEKSLAELNQVAEVQMSDLKGPTEKSEQGEVDDLLASLGM is encoded by the coding sequence GTGATTAACGACGATCAAATCGTACGTGACATGATGGAAAAAGTTTCTGAAGATCTGACCAAAAGCTTAAAAGAAAGCATAACCTCAGCTATTCAGAAAGAGATTTCCAAAAGTATGTCTAAAACACTGCTTGAAGGGGAATTTTATCGCAGAATTAATGACGATCTTCAAAGTGGTTTAAAAGAAATATATCAAGAAGTTTCAAAAGCAAAAAAAGGCCCTATCAATGCTTCTGCAGATATGCAGATCGAAGGCAATCCTGATGACTTGTTCAATGAAGCATCAGACCAGCTGGATGCAATTATGCGCACAACTGAGAAAGCTGCTCAAGAAATTATGGATATTGTTGAGAAGCTTCAGGAAACTCAGTTTGCTCTTACTGGCATAATAAAAGCTTTTGAATCAGGTGGTGTAAAAAAAGAGCAACGCGTTCAACTTGGTGAGATTAACCAAGAGCTTGGAGCGGACCTCATGACCATCATGACTACTTTGAGTTTCCAGGATCTCACTGGGCAGAGAATCAAGATTATTGTCGACACAATTAAAAGTGTAGAAAAAATTGTTCTCGATTTATACATGTCCACAGGACTTAAGATTAAGGCCCGTGAAAAAGCTCCTGAAAAGTCACTTGCAGAATTAAATCAGGTGGCAGAAGTTCAAATGAGTGATTTAAAGGGGCCTACTGAAAAGTCTGAACAGGGAGAAGTTGACGACCTACTCGCTTCTCTCGGAATGTAG
- the lgt gene encoding prolipoprotein diacylglyceryl transferase: protein MHPILFNIGDLTIYSYSVYLTAGCLLAMGWTMREARLKDLPYSLAPVAGTIAIICGLIGARALYVTLYSHEFISNPVEIFYIWQGGLVFSGAFLFGSLSGLLFLKSRQEPVLPWLDCFVPGIALGQAVGRLGCFFAGCCYGKVTDLSCGITFTDLDSLAPLGRSLHPTQLYHSLAGLITFLILIFAKKFIKSDGKLTGLFLVLFSVFRFIIEFFRADYRGHFGPISVTQFIALVVFSLGIYFLFINKHRST, encoded by the coding sequence ATGCATCCGATTCTGTTTAATATAGGCGATCTAACAATATACAGCTACAGCGTGTATCTCACTGCTGGATGTCTGTTGGCTATGGGGTGGACAATGCGTGAAGCACGGCTAAAAGATTTGCCGTATTCCCTCGCTCCCGTTGCCGGAACAATTGCCATTATATGCGGACTTATCGGTGCGCGGGCACTTTATGTTACGCTCTACTCTCACGAATTTATTAGTAATCCCGTTGAAATATTTTATATATGGCAAGGTGGACTGGTTTTTTCAGGGGCGTTTTTATTTGGCTCCCTGAGCGGTTTACTTTTCCTTAAATCGCGACAAGAACCGGTACTGCCATGGCTAGATTGCTTTGTACCCGGAATAGCTCTAGGTCAAGCCGTCGGGCGCTTGGGATGTTTTTTCGCTGGATGTTGCTATGGAAAAGTCACAGACCTTTCCTGCGGGATAACTTTTACAGATTTAGATTCTTTAGCACCATTAGGGCGTTCATTGCACCCCACGCAGTTATATCATAGTCTGGCGGGGCTGATTACGTTTTTAATTCTGATCTTTGCCAAAAAGTTTATCAAGAGTGACGGTAAATTGACCGGATTATTTCTAGTATTGTTTTCTGTTTTCAGATTTATTATTGAATTCTTCAGAGCGGACTACCGCGGTCACTTTGGACCGATCAGTGTTACACAATTCATTGCACTGGTAGTATTCTCACTCGGGATTTACTTTTTGTTTATAAATAAGCACAGGAGCACATAA
- a CDS encoding PLD nuclease N-terminal domain-containing protein translates to MFFGNIPTLPAETWFIILGSVGFFAALTLFAIWDAFKREFPSNMEKVGWIQLVIFIPFLGCLAYFILGRNRGKKYEEE, encoded by the coding sequence ATGTTTTTTGGTAATATACCCACCCTTCCTGCCGAAACATGGTTCATTATTCTTGGCAGCGTTGGATTCTTTGCGGCACTGACTCTTTTTGCTATATGGGATGCATTTAAAAGGGAATTCCCTTCTAATATGGAAAAAGTAGGTTGGATTCAGCTTGTAATTTTTATTCCCTTTTTAGGCTGTCTGGCATACTTTATTCTTGGACGAAACAGGGGGAAGAAGTATGAAGAAGAATAG
- a CDS encoding flavodoxin family protein: MYALAINGSPRKGGNTEILLETTLEPLTEAGWETELIKVGGKPMHGCMACYKCMENKDNKCVLKTDNFNEIFEKISRADAIILGSPTYFTDVSAELKAVLDRTGIVSIANGQVLRGKIGAAVVAVRRGGATHVYDTINHMFLMSQMIVPGSTYWNMGYGREKGDVKNDAEGLRNMNHLGMAIAWLGKAVKPHISSYPAPRD, translated from the coding sequence ATGTACGCATTAGCTATTAACGGAAGTCCACGCAAAGGTGGTAATACAGAAATATTATTAGAAACAACCCTAGAGCCTCTGACTGAAGCTGGCTGGGAAACTGAGCTTATTAAAGTTGGTGGAAAACCTATGCATGGCTGCATGGCTTGTTATAAATGTATGGAAAATAAAGATAATAAGTGTGTTCTTAAAACGGATAATTTCAATGAAATATTTGAAAAGATCTCAAGAGCTGATGCTATTATTTTAGGATCTCCTACATATTTCACAGATGTTTCAGCCGAACTTAAAGCTGTTTTAGATCGTACAGGTATTGTTTCGATTGCAAATGGTCAGGTTTTGAGAGGTAAAATCGGAGCAGCAGTTGTGGCTGTGAGACGAGGCGGAGCGACACATGTTTATGATACAATTAACCATATGTTTCTTATGAGCCAGATGATTGTGCCGGGTTCAACCTATTGGAATATGGGTTACGGTAGAGAGAAAGGTGATGTTAAAAACGATGCTGAAGGTCTTCGCAACATGAATCATTTGGGAATGGCTATTGCGTGGCTTGGCAAGGCAGTAAAGCCACATATTAGCTCTTACCCTGCTCCGCGCGATTAA
- the lspA gene encoding signal peptidase II: MKKYSLAGIIAAVIIIFDQITKVAVRSNMELWSSKSLIPDYFNLVYVVNKGAAFGFLNRGDITWQRTFFIVITVVALSAIGMLLKSTDKKDTFAISGLGLILGGAVGNLIDRILYGEVTDFLDVYVGTHHWPAFNIADIAICLGAFAMIISIYRNKPDASDSV; the protein is encoded by the coding sequence ATGAAGAAATACTCACTGGCTGGAATTATTGCCGCAGTGATCATTATTTTTGATCAGATTACCAAAGTTGCTGTTCGCAGTAATATGGAGTTGTGGTCTTCAAAATCATTGATTCCTGACTATTTCAATTTGGTCTACGTGGTGAATAAAGGGGCCGCTTTCGGCTTTTTGAATCGCGGAGATATCACATGGCAGCGCACATTTTTTATAGTTATTACCGTTGTAGCGCTCAGCGCGATCGGCATGCTTTTAAAGTCTACTGACAAGAAAGACACTTTTGCAATATCCGGCCTTGGTTTGATTCTTGGCGGAGCTGTTGGGAATTTGATTGATAGAATTCTTTACGGTGAAGTTACAGATTTTTTGGATGTTTATGTAGGCACGCATCACTGGCCAGCATTTAATATTGCCGACATAGCCATATGTTTAGGTGCATTTGCAATGATCATTTCTATCTATCGGAATAAACCTGATGCATCCGATTCTGTTTAA
- a CDS encoding NIL domain-containing protein produces the protein MTENKNFNKIVHLSFPPTVSGRPVICNLGKLYNLSFNILKADINPRHEGSMTLEIMGPEEEFHKGLNYIKENGIKVIPVTQKISRDEESCMHCGMCLAMCPTGALSLDMDTRKVLFELDKCTACGMCTKVCPVRAMENDPQEKENRTT, from the coding sequence ATGACTGAAAATAAGAATTTCAATAAAATAGTTCATTTATCTTTCCCACCTACAGTTTCAGGGCGACCTGTAATTTGTAATCTCGGTAAGCTTTATAATCTTAGCTTCAATATTCTTAAAGCAGACATAAATCCCCGCCATGAGGGAAGCATGACTCTTGAAATTATGGGGCCTGAAGAAGAGTTTCATAAGGGGCTGAATTATATTAAAGAGAACGGGATTAAAGTTATTCCTGTTACGCAAAAGATTTCAAGAGACGAAGAGTCCTGCATGCATTGCGGAATGTGTCTTGCTATGTGCCCTACCGGAGCTCTTTCTTTAGACATGGATACTCGCAAGGTTCTTTTTGAACTGGACAAGTGTACAGCTTGCGGAATGTGCACAAAAGTCTGTCCTGTTCGCGCAATGGAAAATGACCCTCAGGAGAAAGAAAACAGGACAACGTAA
- a CDS encoding HyaD/HybD family hydrogenase maturation endopeptidase — protein sequence MSDNQKILVLGVGNILFTDEGIGVKVITDLEKEYSFSPNVTLMDGGTLGTILMGPIMECDMLIVVDAVLGDDKPGSVYRLTGEDLRKSLAFKDSMHQTDLLDTLVLCDLCDSRPDCVVVGIEPFDYETMCEHVSDTVKVQLPVMKEKVLIEVKAAGGSFNPL from the coding sequence ATGTCTGACAATCAAAAAATTTTAGTTCTTGGAGTTGGAAATATCCTTTTCACCGATGAAGGTATCGGCGTTAAAGTTATAACTGATTTAGAAAAAGAATACTCTTTCTCACCGAACGTGACCCTTATGGATGGCGGCACACTTGGGACCATATTAATGGGACCAATTATGGAATGTGATATGCTTATAGTGGTTGATGCTGTACTGGGTGATGATAAACCCGGTTCTGTTTACCGCTTGACAGGAGAGGATTTACGTAAGAGTCTTGCCTTTAAAGATTCCATGCATCAGACAGACTTACTTGATACATTAGTTTTATGTGATCTATGCGACAGCCGCCCGGATTGTGTTGTCGTAGGTATTGAGCCTTTTGATTACGAGACAATGTGCGAGCATGTTTCTGACACCGTTAAAGTACAGCTTCCGGTTATGAAGGAAAAAGTACTTATTGAAGTGAAAGCTGCCGGCGGTAGTTTTAATCCTTTGTAA
- a CDS encoding M20/M25/M40 family metallo-hydrolase, which yields MINKDRILNLFLNLVKIDSPSLKEKNVSKYLCSLMKEKGYEIAQDSAGEACGGNTGNVYVRIPATGSGDPIGFSAHMDCVYPCCGVVPVIKEDIVYSSGDTVLGGDDKAGLSMMIEAIQHLQEENIPHPDIYLMFSICEESGMHGAKNMDLSLFPVKEVVVLDSGGAVGTIVVEAPAKAGIDITFIGKSAHAGIVPESGISAIQIAAEAVTHMKLLRIDENTTANLGRIEGGGATNIVTDKVTLSAEVRSANDQTFQKIIEHMKKCCADSALKFGGDHKFAYEISYPALHVDKDSPLLAKAEQSCKNIGLEPKQVSTGGGSDSNILYGKGYSALTLGIGMSKVHTLEEFIEIKSLTTCAELIAEMMKS from the coding sequence GTGATAAATAAAGATCGTATTTTAAATTTGTTTTTAAATTTAGTAAAAATAGACAGTCCCTCTCTTAAAGAAAAGAACGTATCGAAATATCTTTGCTCGTTGATGAAAGAAAAAGGGTATGAGATTGCGCAGGATTCGGCAGGTGAGGCATGTGGCGGTAATACCGGGAATGTGTATGTTCGCATTCCGGCAACTGGCAGCGGGGACCCCATAGGATTTTCAGCTCATATGGATTGTGTATATCCGTGCTGCGGAGTTGTACCGGTTATCAAAGAAGACATTGTATACAGCTCGGGAGACACCGTTCTTGGCGGTGACGATAAAGCTGGACTATCCATGATGATTGAAGCCATCCAGCATCTACAAGAAGAAAATATTCCACATCCCGATATATATTTGATGTTTTCGATTTGTGAAGAGTCAGGCATGCATGGTGCCAAGAATATGGATCTTAGCTTATTTCCAGTGAAAGAAGTGGTTGTGCTTGATTCTGGAGGTGCTGTAGGCACTATTGTTGTCGAGGCTCCCGCAAAAGCAGGCATTGATATTACTTTTATAGGAAAATCCGCGCACGCGGGCATTGTGCCAGAATCCGGGATAAGCGCTATTCAAATTGCGGCCGAGGCTGTAACACACATGAAGCTGCTGCGTATCGATGAAAATACAACAGCAAACCTTGGAAGAATTGAAGGTGGAGGTGCTACCAATATCGTTACTGATAAAGTTACACTTTCTGCAGAAGTTCGTTCTGCAAATGATCAAACCTTCCAGAAAATTATTGAACATATGAAAAAATGCTGTGCCGATTCAGCGTTAAAATTCGGTGGAGATCACAAGTTCGCTTATGAAATTTCTTATCCTGCTCTGCATGTAGATAAAGACAGTCCACTTTTAGCCAAAGCTGAGCAAAGCTGTAAAAATATTGGGCTAGAACCAAAGCAGGTCAGTACCGGTGGCGGTAGTGATTCCAATATACTTTATGGCAAAGGATATAGCGCTCTGACTCTCGGAATTGGAATGAGCAAAGTTCACACACTAGAAGAATTTATTGAGATTAAGTCCTTAACAACTTGCGCAGAGTTAATTGCAGAAATGATGAAAAGCTAA
- the ybgF gene encoding tol-pal system protein YbgF: MKKNSFKKSLISGVLILIAAVGLAGLSGCVTTSDMDSLRLEVRQSRSQLNKKIDTLDQQMNQADTSIRDEIKTSSTPVQNRQANIWAEVNTLKIEVAKIQGSLDTLATSMYDLNGGDSNSTVSLNELTQQFYAMRMALESQLDMNLDLIQPHPETENKYHKAVSATTPAPVGIAAVVTPVVKKEAPADPAKALYNKALELFKVREYKKAIVDWSEFTKAFPKNSLVPNAIFWKGECYYQLKDYPNAALKYQVIIGKYPKSNKYNSAMLKQGLSLIKLGKTKSGKYILEDLVKKAPDSLEAKRAKQYLKNLK, translated from the coding sequence ATGAAGAAGAATAGCTTTAAAAAATCACTTATTTCCGGAGTGCTTATCCTTATAGCTGCGGTCGGCCTTGCCGGACTTAGCGGCTGTGTTACAACTTCTGATATGGATAGCCTCAGGCTGGAAGTAAGACAGAGCAGAAGCCAACTGAATAAAAAGATCGACACTCTTGATCAGCAGATGAATCAAGCTGATACTTCCATACGTGACGAAATTAAAACTTCAAGCACCCCAGTGCAAAACCGTCAGGCTAACATATGGGCAGAAGTTAATACTTTAAAAATAGAAGTCGCGAAGATTCAAGGATCCTTGGATACTCTTGCTACTTCAATGTATGATTTAAACGGTGGAGATTCTAACAGTACTGTCTCTTTAAATGAACTTACACAGCAGTTTTATGCTATGCGTATGGCTCTTGAAAGCCAGCTTGATATGAATTTGGATCTGATTCAGCCTCATCCAGAAACTGAGAACAAATATCACAAAGCCGTTTCAGCAACAACACCAGCACCAGTCGGAATTGCTGCCGTTGTTACTCCAGTTGTTAAGAAAGAAGCACCAGCTGATCCAGCTAAAGCACTTTACAATAAGGCTCTTGAGTTATTTAAAGTTCGAGAATATAAAAAAGCGATTGTTGATTGGTCAGAGTTTACCAAAGCCTTTCCTAAAAATAGCCTTGTACCTAATGCCATATTTTGGAAAGGTGAATGTTATTACCAACTGAAAGACTATCCTAATGCAGCACTGAAGTATCAAGTTATCATAGGTAAATATCCTAAGAGTAATAAATATAACTCAGCTATGCTTAAACAAGGATTAAGTCTAATCAAGCTCGGAAAAACTAAATCCGGTAAATACATTCTTGAAGATCTTGTGAAAAAAGCTCCTGATTCCCTTGAAGCGAAAAGAGCTAAACAATATCTTAAAAATCTTAAATAA
- a CDS encoding lectin-like protein produces the protein MKNKSMLFVSALLMILLAVPAAASNYSFGDSKYKIVTSKGISWNDARLAAEAAGGHLATITSIEENNFLKDRIFKNKKDAYWLGAYQTGDNDKSTPTENWNWVTGEEWNFADWSNVEPNNAQINEIHLSADSRYQFQWNDEGSAIDTMIKGYVIETTSTPTPTPIPAAIWLLGAGVVGLAGFKGKSKK, from the coding sequence ATGAAAAATAAATCAATGCTGTTTGTCTCAGCTTTACTGATGATTTTACTGGCAGTTCCAGCAGCAGCTTCAAATTACTCCTTTGGCGATTCAAAGTATAAAATTGTTACTTCGAAAGGTATTTCTTGGAATGATGCTAGGCTTGCGGCTGAAGCAGCAGGCGGACATCTTGCGACCATAACTTCTATTGAAGAAAATAATTTTCTTAAAGATAGAATTTTCAAAAATAAAAAAGATGCTTACTGGCTTGGTGCTTACCAAACTGGTGATAATGATAAAAGCACTCCAACTGAAAATTGGAATTGGGTAACTGGTGAAGAATGGAACTTTGCAGACTGGTCTAATGTTGAACCAAATAATGCACAGATTAACGAAATTCACCTTAGTGCTGATTCAAGGTACCAATTTCAATGGAATGACGAAGGTAGTGCCATCGACACTATGATTAAGGGCTATGTGATAGAAACAACATCAACTCCAACCCCTACTCCGATTCCTGCTGCAATTTGGCTGTTGGGCGCTGGCGTTGTCGGACTTGCTGGATTTAAGGGTAAGTCTAAGAAATAA
- a CDS encoding PilZ domain-containing protein has protein sequence MDREAVHHTSVKTRIKGYGRIASSLTTEPLFRGSVGGKKHPAEDLDDSKVPEWLKVYVIELDRKLDQLLGIQSIQDLSKDFPIDMEIIEISGNRIIFRSDFSIKPKNIMEIVLVLNQVPLRMAGAKGLVETGTDSKTWVMDFSYIKEHDLESIIKFVFSEQRELIRTHKIR, from the coding sequence ATGGATAGAGAAGCCGTTCATCACACAAGTGTTAAGACTCGTATCAAAGGATATGGGAGAATAGCGTCGTCGCTCACAACAGAGCCTCTGTTCAGGGGAAGCGTTGGGGGGAAGAAGCATCCGGCAGAAGATCTAGATGACTCTAAAGTACCTGAGTGGTTGAAAGTGTACGTCATCGAGCTTGATAGAAAGCTGGACCAACTGCTCGGCATTCAAAGTATTCAAGATCTATCTAAAGACTTTCCGATTGATATGGAAATTATAGAAATTTCCGGAAATCGGATCATTTTCCGTTCAGATTTTTCGATCAAGCCCAAAAATATAATGGAAATTGTTCTCGTTTTAAATCAAGTTCCATTAAGAATGGCTGGCGCAAAGGGACTTGTTGAAACGGGAACGGATTCTAAAACATGGGTTATGGATTTTAGCTATATCAAAGAGCATGATCTTGAATCCATAATTAAATTTGTTTTTAGTGAACAGCGAGAACTGATAAGAACGCATAAGATCCGCTAG
- a CDS encoding HypC/HybG/HupF family hydrogenase formation chaperone — MCLAIPVEIESINDKMAHCRVGEGETYLDVSLMLMAEDVKVGDYLIVHAGFALRKIETSEAEETLKILREMLSLADGTKPEACGF, encoded by the coding sequence ATGTGTTTAGCTATTCCTGTTGAAATTGAGTCCATTAATGACAAGATGGCACATTGTCGTGTGGGTGAAGGTGAGACATACCTTGATGTTTCGTTAATGCTTATGGCAGAAGACGTTAAGGTTGGGGATTACTTAATAGTTCATGCTGGTTTTGCTCTTCGCAAAATTGAGACATCTGAGGCGGAAGAGACTCTTAAAATATTAAGAGAGATGCTCAGTTTAGCAGATGGAACAAAGCCGGAAGCCTGCGGATTTTAA
- a CDS encoding winged helix-turn-helix transcriptional regulator has protein sequence MPCAIKEFNGKEYKCFFELTLLVIGGKWKPIILYLLFREKVLRFGELRKKMPEITERMLTKQLRELEGDGLVHREVYKVVPPKVEYSLTPIGVSLMPVLESMRDWGVGYEEFLYNGEVLKGEGYEKK, from the coding sequence ATGCCATGCGCCATAAAAGAGTTTAACGGTAAAGAGTATAAGTGTTTTTTTGAACTGACGCTACTTGTTATAGGCGGCAAGTGGAAACCGATTATTTTATATTTACTGTTCCGTGAAAAAGTTTTGCGGTTTGGTGAATTACGCAAAAAGATGCCTGAAATAACTGAAAGAATGCTCACGAAACAACTTAGGGAACTCGAAGGCGATGGCCTTGTTCACCGTGAAGTATACAAAGTTGTTCCGCCAAAGGTTGAATATTCGCTGACACCAATCGGCGTAAGTTTAATGCCTGTATTAGAAAGCATGCGAGACTGGGGTGTAGGATATGAAGAATTTCTGTATAATGGAGAAGTTTTGAAGGGTGAAGGGTATGAAAAGAAGTAA